The genomic stretch CGACGTTCTTTGTCATAACTAACTATATAACACATGGAAAAAGTGATGAATCAGGCCATGTGCACTTTTCAGAATTGGCGTGCTGTCGTTAGTCCATCTGGAGAAGTCCTTCTTTAGTTCATTTTGTCAATGAAGATGGCTTCCTCATATTGACTGACTCACATTATGTATGCCCAGACATGATTGCGTTATGGACTCACACCAAGGACTAACGAATCTCATGCTTCGTTTGCTACGATGTGAATCTAGCCAAGGAAAAATGAAACGAAGGAAGGGAGGAAATAGAATGGAAGAGGCAATATAATTCTCGTATTTGTTTGTTACGACGGAACCGGGTAAAAAAGAGCTTGTTGGGTCCTTTTCCTTGTGTTAAAAAAGAGAATGCCTAGAATGCCTGCAAAATGCAATATGTGAGGGAAAAATAAAGGGAAGCACTTAAAATAATTGTGCGTAACGACTTTTTTACTATTgacataaaaaatactaaaatacccATTTTGAGTAGAATATTGATCGTGACCTATTTGATCAGCACGATACAAAATACGAATTATAGGAAAAGAGATCTGAATACGATATGACATGCTACACTATGTTAATAGGAATTGaggtaaataataatttttcatgctaACTCGATTATTTGACACATGCGGTCAAAATTATGAGAACTACTTCCGATTATTGATTGCCAATACAATTTGTTAGGCCCAACTAGACCACTTTCACTTTCACGTGGCTAGTGCTTTTGGTGcttaattaaaagaagaaataaatcaagGACAGATTTGCTAACTAATCCCCAATAAACAGACATCATCAAGGAAGAGGCACCATTCTCttaaggagagagagggagagcgagagagagaagaaaatggaagaggaagcACGCAACTTCATCAACGTGTGGCTGGCGGTCCTCGCGTGCGTGTGCTACTGCTACTTCGTCTCCTCCAACCTCCCTCCGGGCAAGCTCAggctcttctctctcctccccgttttctctctcttcgccGCCCTCCCCCTCGGGCTCTCCACCGTCCTCCCCACCGGCGTCACCGCCTTCTTCGTCACCTGGCTTGCCTCCTTCAagctcctcctcttctccttcgGCAAAGGCCCCCTCTCCTCCACTCCCGGTTCTCATCCCGACCCATCGAAgtccctcttcctcttcatcctcTTCACGTGCTTTCCCATCAAAATCAGGCAAACCCAAGACTACCCATCTCCCCAAACCCCCAAATTGCCCCTTAATCTGCCCTTAAAATTTCTCCTTTTCGGAATCTCAATCCTTGTGCATGACCACAGGGACAAGTTGCTATTGCAGGTTGGGCATGTTTATTCTGTTTCATGTGTCGAAGTCGAATAAGAGTCGATGTTGTTGTCTATTCATGTTAATCCTGTCATTTTCGAATTGATTGCTATTATTAACTTCATTCCATTCGTGTTGAAATCCGGCAACTTCGCCTGTAGGCGTACCCGAAGCTGGTTCTGCTTCTCTATTCGTGCATGCTTTATCTCTACGTCGACATGATCTTGGGGCTAAGCAACGCCGCCGCTCGTGCCGTCCTCGGCGTCGAGCTCCAGATGCCCTCCGACGAGCCCTACCTGTCCACGTCGCTCCAAGATTTCTGGGGCAGGAGGTGGAACCTCACCGTGACCAACGCCCTGCGCCACACCGTGTACAAGCCCCTGAAGTCGTTCCTCGAACCGCGCTTGGGTGTCCCTTGGGGGGCAGCGGCGGTCATGGCGGCGTTCCTCGTGTCCGGGCTGATGCACGAGCTGCTGTACTACTACATGATACGCGCGAGGCCCACGTGGGAGGTGACGGGGTTCTTCGTGCTGCAGGGGGTGTgcgtggtggtggaggtggcggCGAAGGCGGCGGTGGGGGAGAGGTGGAGGCTGAGCAGGGCGGTGGCGACGCCGCTGACAGTGGGCTTCGTGGCGGCGACCGCCATGTGGCTTTTCTTCCCGCAGCTGACCAGGAATGGGGCGGACGTGAGGGCCATTGACGAGTGCAAGGCTTTGGTGGAGTGGTTGAAGCCCAACTTTTGAGACGCGGTACGTGGCATTCGGAGTCAAATTAAATGTATCCCACGTGGTTCTactaaaaacattttcctaaaaaaaaaaaaacattgggtTCTTggtccccccccccccacaaaaaaaatggttctTGAATActgagccaaaagaaaaaaattgacattccAATGAGTCGATACATTTTTTCTTCCTCGATTTTTATATTGAGCACGTGAAACTTTTTGTTTTGTCGGTGATCATATCGATAACGTCTCCTTTTCGCcaatatcaatttaatcatgttTATATGTTCAATATTGAATTATGAATGCTGTCTTCTAACCCCAACGATACTTTTCTTTGTCTGTTAGTCATGCAATGAGACCTACCTGGAAGATTATATTATGTCTTAAGTGTGGTGCAGCATTGTTATCAGAAATATGATTTGCTCATCGACCAACACGAATTCCGACTCtggctaatgaaaaaaattgcccTCGAAGCTTGATGAAGTTACATTCCTACCGTCTGGACAGCCTGTTCGGCCCATTGTTGTGATGATCCAACGGTCATGAAATTTGTGGACATGATGATGCCCTGGGCATGGTAGACTAGCTCAAAAAACTAGGTTGTCAAGAAACTTGTAATGTTTATGCTCCATGGTAGATGCTCATTCCTTTAGAGCGGCGCAgaattaaataaaatagaagGGTACATTGGCAAACAGCATAAGTTAGAGGACtgtgaaaataaaattcaaattcgaGGACTCAATAGCAAAAAGAACGTAAGTCGAAAGGATCCAAAAGAGGTATCCTTTAGGGGAGAATCCTATCCCAACTTTAGTCCCCATAATGTCGTGCATACATCCCTTACTTTGGAATACTTTAATTCGCATATGAACTTTCACTGACAGATTACAATTGGACCAAAATGCCACTACTCTTTGAAAAATGCCAGAAGTACTTTCTAAGCCCGCCTCCATCTTTGTTTATTGAAGGAAGGGTAACATACGGAAAATTACATAAATAGCCGCAACGGATAGGTATGATCAAGCAGGATATTGATCCAATAGCTAGCCCCACACATGTTATGAAAGCGGGTCCTTCGTGCATGGTCTTGCATGTCGGACAACGAGACTCGGATGTTCTTGCTGTCGATGGTTGGATCACAGTTAGTCTTGGCCTACTTAGAAATTGAAGTGAGACCAAACTGAGGTATTGTGCGACCGTGCCACCTATTGAAAGAGGCAATTAGCACAATTTTGGTTGACGTTCCTTGAGGTGGGATGGAGGTCAACAGAAAAAAGACTTGTTCTCAATCAAATGAAAGCGTTAAGGACAAATCATGACATTTGCGTCCATGCCCTTCGTGGGGTGATTAGCAAAATGAGCCAAAGCTAGTGGGTTTCCACATTCCAACACGTCAACAGTAATTCCCCATTGTGTTCCTTCCATAGTCTTACTAAGGATCTTCCAAAGCCGGTTGGATGCACTTTCACTGTTCTGCGCATTATGGTTTGTATCCATTGTACTAGAGCCATCTCACTCCTCTGGCATCGCCACTAGCACTCCAGGACCGAACCTTTATCACTAAGCTATCATACCCAGTGATTAATATGCAGGGGATTATATGACCCCAGACACAAAGCTACCGCGGCACTGACTTGGGCCTCGCCTTCTATAAATAAACCTTGACCAACATTCTCATATGGATTTGATATGGCTTAACAGCAAGCATGTAGCCCATGAAATCATTTAATCCTCGAGAGACTTCAGTGCATTTCAATGGCATTGTCTCACCCATGGCTGTGCTGAAAACAGTAGTATAAGTACTTGGATATAAAATAATACACCTGCTTCCACAAAGAGGagcaagaaaagggaaaaaaaagaagaagcacaaCCTATAGGCTAGATATATTCTGCGAAGGTaggtgggaaaaaaaaactccaaagtcAATCTCAACAAAATAATGATATATTGGCACTAATTATAGTTAATATGACATTTCAAAAGTCTAAACATGAGTAAAAACATAACAAGTTTGCCCATAATATTATAGATCATTCCCAAATCTTCGGGAGACGGTAGAGGTGAGGCCAAGAAGTGGATATGACCATCTCAACATATAAGCTAACAACGAAcgagaagaaaattgatgaaGGCGGCAAAATAATTGGGATGAAAATCCACTTTGCCTAGGATGAGAGTAAGAGAAGACCTGAATCCCACCAACATAgagataaaaaaggaaaagaaaggtgaAGCCCCATGTCATTTGTCTTGGCAATGAGTAGAGGAAGTCCTCTGTGGCATGGTGAAATTAATATAGACAAGAACAACAAAATTGCAGAGATAGAGGAGATCGGAGCTATTGTGGCTGTCATGAATGTGGTCTTCTTCATAGCGATCAGAATCCATATGCTGCCGTTCCTGTTGCCTTTGGGTATAGCAAAAGCCGCAGCGAAAACTATAGTTACGATGATACTCGCCACAGCAACACAAGATGATGACATCGTCCTCATTCATTGGTCTGCCACTTTAAGCATATTTCTACAAAATCCTCCCCAGACGTTTGTCTACTTGTAAAGGAGATATGACATGTCCCAATATCTtcagaaaaacaaaatgaagaccCATCAATATAAATGTAAATTAAAGAGGACAAAAGACAAATACGGTGAATAGACCTTAAACCACTGCAGTTTCCTCTGCAGAATGAGAGCCGATACATGAACATCAATTTGTAGATTTCCAAGTGAGAATTCCACTACTGAATCCATCAAGCTGTTGTGCTACTTCATACGCAAATGTCGAACTACCAAGGGTATTCAGTAGTCTAAAGGAATTAACATCTCGTGCTTTCacaactattttttattaattctcttgtggaattttcttttttgcagcGATAAGGACAATCCATGACGGCAAAAGAAACTTGAGTATTACGGGAGTTGTCATCTAAGTCTTCA from Rhodamnia argentea isolate NSW1041297 chromosome 2, ASM2092103v1, whole genome shotgun sequence encodes the following:
- the LOC115748979 gene encoding probable long-chain-alcohol O-fatty-acyltransferase 5 → MEEEARNFINVWLAVLACVCYCYFVSSNLPPGKLRLFSLLPVFSLFAALPLGLSTVLPTGVTAFFVTWLASFKLLLFSFGKGPLSSTPGSHPDPSKSLFLFILFTCFPIKIRQTQDYPSPQTPKLPLNLPLKFLLFGISILVHDHRDKLLLQAYPKLVLLLYSCMLYLYVDMILGLSNAAARAVLGVELQMPSDEPYLSTSLQDFWGRRWNLTVTNALRHTVYKPLKSFLEPRLGVPWGAAAVMAAFLVSGLMHELLYYYMIRARPTWEVTGFFVLQGVCVVVEVAAKAAVGERWRLSRAVATPLTVGFVAATAMWLFFPQLTRNGADVRAIDECKALVEWLKPNF